One window of the Pieris brassicae chromosome 2, ilPieBrab1.1, whole genome shotgun sequence genome contains the following:
- the LOC123720680 gene encoding zinc carboxypeptidase-like: MLLLFFLHVLHFSHAVFIDKYRDYKDYKYYELTGSREGLENLRKFMLNIDESLIHSESLNKSEIILSPHLVTIFSEAVKKENLKVNVLHNDISEIIRLEKVNARRRIKKFSWNAYYDVNDIHQFILNTTKVNPEWTELIIAGKSYEGRKILGLRINTPYENGQRETGKPVFFIESGIHAREWIAPATTTYFINQLLTSRDPDITRLRDQFDWRIFPTVNPDGYHYSYNVDRYWRKTRSISSNGCRGADPNRNWDYNWGQHSASSRPCDYQLYAGSKPFSEIETRTLSKYISSIDNLLFYVAFHSYASLLLLPYSDSLEHVDNYDDLVQIGQRSIEYGSRVNGQKYDGPGTAAETLYKASGGSMDWVRYALKTRLVYTYELRGSSFHWPPEKIPEQGDEVVQMMLGLADGAKELGYY; the protein is encoded by the exons ATGTTACTGCTATTTTTTCTTCATGTTCTACATTTTTCTCACGCCGTTTTCATAGACAAATATAGAGattataaagattataaatacTATGAATTGACTGGAAGTAGAGAAGGATTGGAGAATTTGAGAAAATTCATGCTGAATATAGAC GAAAGCCTTATACATTCGGAATCTCTTAACAAATCTGAAATTATTCTATCACCGCACTTAGTAACAATATTTAGTGAAGCGGTAAAAAAGGAAAACTTGAAAGTTAACGTTTTACACAATGATATATCCGA aaTAATACGCTTAGAAAAAGTTAATGCACGTCGGCgtataaagaagttttcatGGAATGCATATTATGATGTGAATGAT ATCCACCAGTTTATCTTGAACACGACAAAAGTCAACCCCGAATGGACAGAGTTGATTATAGCTGGCAAAAGTTACGAAGGTCGAAAAATATTAGGATTAAGAATTAATACGCCTTATGAAAACGGACAGAGGGAAACCGGAAAACCTGTATTTTTCATTGAATCGG GGATTCACGCACGCGAGTGGATTGCCCCCGCAACGACAACTTACTTCATCAATCAATTACTAACAAGCCGCGACCCGGACATAACGAGGCTGCGAGATCAGTTCGATTGGAGGATCTTCCCCACAGTTAATCCTGATGGATACCATTACAGTTACAATGtt GATAGATATTGGAGAAAAACACGATCGATATCATCAAATGGCTGCCGTGGGGCTGATCCCAATAGGAACTGGGACTACAATTGGGGcc AACATTCAGCATCGAGTCGTCCGTGCGATTATCAGCTATACGCCGGCTCCAAGCCGTTTTCGGAAATTGAAACAAGAACTCTCTCGAAATACATCTCGTCCATAGACAACTTACTGTTCTATGTTGCTTTTCATTCGTATGCCTCGCTGTTACTACTGCCTTATTCCGACTCCTTGGAGCATGTTGATAATTATGATGATTTG gtCCAAATTGGTCAGCGTTCAATCGAATATGGCAGTCGAGTTAACGGCCAAAAATACGACGGGCCAGGCACAGCCGCGGAAACTTTGT ataaaGCATCGGGTGGCAGTATGGACTGGGTACGATATGCCCTTAAAACTCGTTTAGTGTACACATATGAGTTGAGGGGCTCATCATTTCACTGGCCTCCAGAGAAAATACCAGAACAGGGTGATGAAGTTGTACAGATGATGTTGGGTCTCGCCGATGGTGCTAAAGAACTTGGATATTATTAG
- the LOC123717546 gene encoding integrin alpha-5-like, giving the protein MKSFIVLLVTICMPALGYYHEPSMTVISTETLGLRKQALFGYSTTYQDQHRRLIVGAPRANNVGKVFYIDIDSGNIKEIQFIDTPQYDSQNLTQDYWLGATVSSTNSYFITCAPRSLYDIYKIYKTSECYLGKTPNEVYLLPTLDQGILGTFNADITTFGWSIESNSKILMGSPGSQDGGAVLWNPHSFDTLIYPEFIHNKQKYPGFGYSVITGNFLSDNVSYVISTTFGDYGQGKILFYGRRQYLGYALQHELSDGEVGSKYGAVMTAANLGGSRPSLLVGAPTFNEGSGFDIGAVYLYLQNYDTNILSLKRRVTGTENGGYFGAAIISVGDMDGDGLDEVAISAPYESDKGVVYLYSGAGLIAGRKWFQRIQPAGFNTFGWSLTAMDNLSDNGCKGLAIGAPESNKVAILRGIPAITVTLFATFPNLQKRQNKTAFEFSSGLEIQYPTSLKNCEANISVTIELIHPSAKLADANSDGKIIFFEALETKPRVIVKTVKVSTPIGGYYNQEISYKISASLVTTPSQQTEFRPSQVMLSESSILTLFGSVSAVDCEGICNPNLKASLATVIARPYISGSSANETISISVRNDGETAYTSCLVLRVGPVLVLKTPEDCVREIGTEVLTCKPRASLGPAATWNTGDITLETSTLTNADKSIVIDYEIYDYCEKQSNGTRKHYEEIFIVQTVTDGVSIEGTSNSEEVVNVTLRDVEAGKRLEHVYKISNTGPTRWIGIGCKVQLSKIEYTGIIEIYVMVKTEMSLSNCSIDEDITHASCSIPELRINDVVSVYVSIFALPKKLDNIIQKQDIKLNSKITLALGKEKKSFSITNTLRYNCDIVATWIIVVAVLVGLLLIAIIIYVLYKGGFLKRKKKQEAESFRKTIKDYRKLPPQTCGETQAPIDDQDCL; this is encoded by the exons ATGAAAT CCTTTATAGTGCTGTTGGTGACGATATGTATGCCTGCTCTTGGATATTACCATGAGCCCAGTATGACAGTTATTTCCACTGAAACCCTTGGATTGAGAAAGCAAGCTTTGTTTGGATATAGTACAACCTACCAGGATCAACACAGACG GTTAATTGTCGGCGCACCAAGGGCGAACAATGTaggaaaagtattttatattgacaTTGATTCTGGGAATATTAAGGAGATACAGTTTATCGATACGCCACAAT ATGACAGCCAAAACTTAACGCAAGATTATTGGCTTGGAGCCACAGTCAGCTCCACTAATTCCTATTTTATA ACATGTGCCCCAAGAAGCCTATATGACATAT ataaaatatataaaacatcagAATGTTATTTAGGAAAAACGCCAAATGAGGTTTATTTGTTGCCGACACTTGACCAAGGAATATTGGGAACATTTA ACGCAGACATTACCACATTCGGATGGAGCATTGAGTCAAACTCGAAGATATTAATGGGCAGTCCTGGGAGTCAAGATG gtGGCGCCGTATTATGGAACCCACACAGTTTTGATACACTAATATATCCAGAATTCATCCATAATAAGCAAAAATATCCAGGTTTCG gtTATAGTGTAATAACTGGCAATTTCCTGTCCGACAACGTTTCCTATGTCATCAGCACTACGTTTGGCGATTATGGACAGGGAAAA ATACTTTTCTACGGTAGAAGACAATATCTTGGATATGCGTTACAACATGAACTGTCTGATGGCGAGGTTGGGTCAAAGTACGGCGCTGTGATGACTGCGGCAAATCTGGGCGGCTCCCGCCCAAGCCTCCTTGTGGGCGCACCTACGTTTAATGAAGGCTCCGGTTTTGATATAGGCGCGGTGTACTTGTATTTACAGAATTATGATACCAAC ATATTATCGCTAAAAAGAAGAGTGACGGGAACAGAAAATGGTGGATATTTCGGCGCTGCAATAATTAGTGTTGGTGACATGGATGGCGACGGTCTGGACG aagTGGCTATAAGTGCTCCTTATGAAAGCGACAAGGGTGTAGTGTACTTGTACTCAGGCGCAGGTTTGATAGCGGGTCGAAAATGGTTTCAGCGAATACAACCGGCTGGTTTTAATACTTTTGGCTGGAGTCTCACGGCGATGGACAACCTTTCAGATAATGGGTGTAAAG gaCTAGCCATTGGTGCACCTGAGAGTAATAAAGTGGCAATACTTCGGGGCATACCAGCTATTACTGTTACGTTGTTCGCGACTTTTCCCAATCTACag AAACGTCAAAACAAGACAGCGTTTGAATTTAGCTCTGGATTGGAAATTCAGTATCCAACAAGCTTGAAGAATTGTGAAGCTA ATATATCAGTAACAATAGAACTGATTCATCCTAGTGCAAAATTAGCAGATGCTAATTCGGATGGAAAGATAATTTTCTTTGAAGCATTGGAAACAAAACCAAGAGTCATTGTAAAGACTGTCAAAGTATCAACGCCAATT GGAGGATATTACAACCAAGAGATTTCCTATAAAATATCAGCCAGCTTAGTTACGACGCCATCACAGCAGACGGAGTTCAGACCATCTCAAGTAATGCTGAGTGAGTCAAGTATTTTGACTCTCTTCGGCTCTGTGTCAGCGGTGGATTGTGAGGGGATTTGTAATCCGAACCTTAAAGCTAGCTTGGCAACTGTTATAGC TCGTCCATACATATCAGGTTCATCGGCCAATGAAACAATATCGATATCTGTGAGAAATGATGGCGAAACTGCGTACACGTCCTGTCTTGTTTTGCGCGTGGGTCCTGTATTAGTGTTAAAGACTCCTGAGGATTGTGTTCGGGAAATAGGTACGGAGGTCTTGACTTGCAAACCAAGGGCAAGTTTGGGACCTGCAGCGACTTGG aatacTGGTGACATAACTCTGGAAACTAGTACTTTGACAAACGCAGACAAATCGATTGTAATCGATTATGAAATCTATGACTATTGTGAAAAGCAATCTAATGGCACAAGGAAACATTATGAAGAAATTTTCATTGTTCAAACTGTTACCGATGGTGTAAGCATAGAAGG GACATCGAACTCTGAAGAAGTAGTTAACGTCACTTTACGAGACGTGGAAGCCGGGAAGCGTTTGGAACACGTTTACAAg ATAAGTAACACGGGACCTACCCGCTGGATAGGCATTGGCTGTAAAGTGCAACTATCAAAAATAGAATACACGGGTATAATCGAAATATATGTCATG GTAAAAACTGAAATGTCTTTATCAAACTGCAGTATTGATGAAGATATCACACATGCATCGTGCAGTATTCCCGAACTACGTATAAACGATGTAGTCAGTGTTTATGTCAGTATTTTTGCGCTACCCAAAAAATtag ataatattatacaaaaacaagatattaaattaaattcgaaGATAACATTAGCGCTTGGAAAAGAGAAGAAGTCTTTTAG